Within Primulina tabacum isolate GXHZ01 chromosome 5, ASM2559414v2, whole genome shotgun sequence, the genomic segment CCAGTTAGTATACTATTCTAATGGGTATAGTAATTGTTACTCTTAATTGCTAAATAAAAACATTGACCATGCTGCAGATTATTGTTTgtgctattttttttttattatacatacacatgttttatatCATTGTCGAATCTGAAACAGAGTTTCAAATTAAAACATTGGACAAATGATATTGTCTGTGCTATCTATACTATAATTATAGGTTTGTCACATGTCTTTTGTCGtaataaatacataatttgcaCTAATCATGTTGTACGCTattgtttgtgttgtttatttatttatttttttgatatgAAGAGAGAAAAAAAGAGATGTTTTATACCGATGTCGAATTCAAAATCCCGTCTCAATTTAAAACAATGGACAAATGGCATTGTTTGTGGTATTTACACTGTATAATTTTTTAGTCTGGTTTGTCACAAGTTTACATCCTTTACCATAATTTACGAAACTCTTTGCTGCCTGCTTCTTTTCACAGCTACTGGTTCTACCCTTTCTTCTTTCTAGCCTCAAGTGCCTACGTGCACGAATACGTTCTTCaattataaacttaaaaatttagATGGCCCAAAAAGATTTATGGGCCATTTTTTAACAACTCTGTCACAGGCCCAATAATTTAGATGGCCCAAAAAAATAATTGTTAAGCTTATCAACCCACTCCCCAAACATGTATGTAGGCCCTTACATCTTTTTATGGGCCAGTTTTTAGAAAGCCTAGTAATGGCATTtcataagaaaaataaaaaaaattaaaaaaccttTTCTCCCCGACTCTGTCATGTCGTAGACAGAGGAGAAGCTCAAGCAACTCCATTAACGCACTCGGAGAGAAGCTCCACTCGGCTGCTATCCACACAAGGTGTATTATGGTGGGTTGGTACAAAGCAGTGGCAAATGCTAATATTTCATTGTTTTCAAATTCTTTATACAGTACCAATGTTCAAAATCAATTTTTCGAGGCATTGAACCAAACAAGTGTGCCAAATTACATGTTATGTGATCCATTGTTCGTCCACGTGAGCCTCCGCCGCTGCTTGAGTCTTATATTCAACTGAAATCTGAGTTTTCTTTCGTCAGTGAATCCGGGCTTGTTAAATATTAAAGTTGGGTATGGATTCCTATTCTTGTATCGTTATCTTGGATCCAATTGTTGTTGTTTTTCTTATTTGTTTTCCTTTTAGTTTGCTTGTCCGTGTTTGGTTTTGTTTTCACCTTTTTTGTTGGTGTTGGAGGTCAATAAGGTCGAGTTAATATTTGAGTTTCATAGGTTTAAGCCGAGTTCAATACTTTGAATTCGCCTCCGGTTTAGTAGGCTCGAGAATTTTAGCAACTAGAATTCAAATTGAGCTCAAAACTGTTCGAATGCAAATGCATGTAATATAGCAGTTAAATTTATTATCCATGCTTTATTGTATGCCTAGGGTTTCTGATTTTCTGCTCCTAATAACTATGAGTCTGTTTTTCGAATTTGAGAATGAAAGACATTAGATTTGGCATATCTAAATGAATTTCTTCGAGAAAGAAGtgatataatttaaaataataatctttctGAATCCCTGTTGTAGCAAGCACTTGAGAAATAATTTGTCAGGAATGCCTTGCAATAGTTTGAATTTTGAACACACTTAAGTTAGTTGAACCAAGAGTGTTGGTATGATTAGAAAGATGGCATAAATGATATGCATCAAATTTGTTGAAAAAATGTTCTCTTTTGCTGGTTTGTTTTAAAGATACCCTTGATAAAATTGACTAGAAAAAGAGGACCCATAAAATTGATTCCATATGGGTACATGTATTGTTTTTATTAGCTGAATTGAATCAATAGTTTATCTGTATGTTTTTTGTTCCCAGTGGTTGCAAGTCAGGTTTCCATTCAGTACAAAGCAGAGTTATTTATGATGTATATTTGATGGCTATCAGATGAGTGTAGCAGCAGATTCTCCGGTGCACTCGTCAAGCAGTGATGACTTTGCGTCAATTCTTGATGCTgagttggatactatttctgATGCATCAGCAGATATTCAAGAAGTTGCAGAAGAAGAGGAGAATAATGATGATGTTGAGGAGGGagattatgatttgaaatttgacaGGTACGCTTCAGTTGAGAGTTTTTGTTTACACATAAGGTTTTGGTTTTTGTTGTCTCATGCTTTGATTATATAGCATTCTGGTGCTAGGGATGTGAGTCGACAAATATGAATTTTGCAGTTTTTTTAAAGGAACCCGTCAAATCATGTATGATTCTTGTGCGATGAATATAATGGATCAATACAGTAGTCAAATATTGAACTTTTAATAAATTTACTTGTGTTATAGGTCTATCAAATATTTTGTCATTTCATTTGAATTCTCTACCTCTCAATTACCGTACACATTGTCTTAAAGAATGGATTTTTGTCAGTGGAGTGGATGAAAGAAGATGGTTTAGCCCGTCTTTGTGTTTTTAGTTTAAACCTTTCAAGTTGAAGTAGCATTTTGCAATAGAAGTTACCAAAGCTTGCTCATGTGCTCACaccattttttaaattttatatgaatcacaattttcaTAGGCATTTTGGGGCTGTGCTCCTACTTGTGATGTTATGCGTGATATCAgcacttatttttattgttgtaGAGCTAAAAGGCGCAAGGTGGAGTCATATGAAAATGTTGCTGATCTGCCGAGTTCCTCATCTCAAGGTGAACCACTGCAAATCTCTGGTGGTAAATTTATGATTAGATACAATTCTGATGTCTTTCAATGATTGATTGCATTGCATACCGTAAACAATATACTATTAACTGTGGGTTAAGTTCggattaaattaaaattattgaactcataattaaaaaatgaattttaatgtaatttttcgtaataataacaatactgcatatcatccaatAAAAAAATAGATTGAAGCTTTCTGGGTAAAACTGGCACAACTTTCCTTGAATCCCCGGATTGATTGTGAGAGTTTTGATGATTCGTTGTCTTATTTGGCTGCCAAATCCATTTCCCTTTTGTGTTACCATTCTTGAGATAGTGACGATATGTATTGCACGGTGTATATGTAATTCGATAATAAATAGCTGAACCAACATAGTTTCTACTTTATTTATGGATATGCTACATGGCTTGTCATTTTGGTTTGCGTTAGTGAAATGGGGTGGTACTTTGGCATATCTCTGTTTTCAGTGATTATCAACTTTCTTCTATTATTTTGTGCAACCGCATCAGGTTGGACGCATTGATCCTTACTTTTACGCTTTCTACTTCTCTTGGCTGTATTTTCACGCGTCATATTTTGATTCATTTATTTGTCTGATTCTCCTAGATTTGTAGAGagccttttttttttatttatgagttTTTTTTATGATGGGCAATTAATTCCTTGGTTCTGCTTGATTCCTGGAATGCAGGGTTGTCTCCGGAGAAGAATAAGTGCCTACATCCTGGTGTCTATGCAGGAATGTGCATGAAATGCGGCATAAAAATGGATGACGAATCTGGTGTTGCATTTGGGTACATTCACAAggttaattttttgaaaaatactatCCTGCAATATCATATCCtttgaaaatattatatgtAGAAGATGGTGCCACTTTTTGTGTGTGTTGCTCCCAACTCCAATTAAAATGTCACCCTGTTTTAGCTCCCAGTTTCCTCTGGGAgtaaaaataatacaaaatatccTTTAATCAAAATCAAAGCTTTATGTTTTCAGGACAATATAAACCTCAATTAAGAAGCTTAGCTCAAGTGAAATAAATCAGCACTACTTAAGTCAATACATGGAATGGAATGTATTTGTACATCACAGGGCTGCTGTGGTTTTGGTAGCCCTAATTTGAATTTCTGTATGGCATTGGATCAGTTTTTATAATGGCTGTTGGAGTGAAAATGAAAGAAATAAGTTCAAAAAATGTATTCTGTTAGTTTCACGCCACCATGTGTAAACAGTGATTGCAAATGCTGCTTATTTTAATTTTCTCATTCTTGTTTTATTACATCGAGTTTGGATTGATAGGCGATGTTCAATAGCATAATTGAACCCAATTTTCCTTTCAAAATAACTGTGTTctaatttaaaagtaaattcATGTTTCATGCAGAACCTAAGGCTTGCCAATGATGAAATCTCCCGTTTACGTGAGAAGGACCTGAAGAAGTTGCTACATCATAAAAAGCTTTACTTGGTTCTTGATTTAGATCATACATTGCTTAATTCAACTCGACTTATGGATGTCACTGTAGAAGAAGGATACTTAATAAACCAAAGAGATGCTTTGCCAGGTAAATTTTTTTCTCAACCTATTGTGGTCTATGTTGCATGGATGCAGGTACGGTATTGTATTGAATACGATAcggtaaattttgaaaatatgagacACAATACGGATAGGATACgacaattattaaaatatttataaatattatatatatatttatataaaattgtattaaaaattaaaaattatagagATAGAAAGCCATATTCTCATTTTGAAAAATTTCCATTGCAAAATAGGCTGAATtaacaataacaataaatagTCTTCCCAACAAAAGTGTCGTGTGTTTGGGGAATCTAGCACCATAATTGAAATCCAAAAAGCACAAGGAACAACGGTGAAAACGTGAGAAGCCATGGTTTATCATCGATGAGAAACAGCCATAGCCACATGACAGTAAAgctgttaattttttttaaaaaaacacagTGGGGATTTAAGAAGAAAAAGACAGGAGCGATGATAATCGATGACAATGAGAGCACGCAGAGCAGGAAACAATTAGATTAGACCTTAGGACTTACATGTCCAATtccttttaaattattttttacgtAGTCCTCAAAAATTCAATTTGTCTCAATTTAACCCCtaaaacttttaattatttacaatTTCGCCAAAACGTATCCGGAAAACATATCCTGACTGTGTCCATGACACATCCTCATTGTGTCTAAGACATATCCTACTGGTCAAACCTACAAACGGTCAATAATACAAATTTTGTTGTATCCGACACGCATATCGGCATGTTTATCGTATCTgataattcaatttttttaacgAGTATCTGTGCTACATAGATTGTGGTCTTGGTTGGTAATCTTTTTTTGTAGGTCCAAATCTTTGGCTGTTATATCTGAGGCAATAGCTGTTTGTAGTGACAGAAATAGTTTGGCAGTGTCATTTTTTAATCGATTATTTTTTGCTCATCAACAATCCTCTTCCACAATTGGTTCAACTTGTAACTTGATGGAATTGAACATGTGACCCATAGTGTAGCGTCCCGGGTAATCTCTTTAAGAATGCATGGAAGCTTAAATGGAACCAAGTTTATGCCCTTGCATGGGCATGAAGTTTTTTTATGCACCTGTCTGTATTTATGCAATCACAATTCGAGTTAAGCATCCAGAAACAGTATAACATTGCAGATGGGGGACGCAAAGTCTGATGACTTTGTTGAGAACTATTTCAACAGCTTTGTATCCATAAGCTTAGGATATGTTGGCATTTTGGTAGTCGACACAAGAaagacaatctgtttcaagctaaaaaattaaaaaatatttatttaatatctaTATCTAGCTAGTTGAAGATATTTACTTGGCACATTGTAACATGGAAATCCGATGCCTGTTAGCTAAAGGGTTTCAAGggaataaatattaattatctGTCCATGCATCAAATTGCCATGTAAAAATTTGCCAAGCGAGTATATCTCCAAGATAATGGTAAAAGGATGAATCATTATTCTAGACCACATTCTGTCGAGAACCAATTACAGGTTTTGACTACACGGTTTTTTCTCCTTACTTTAAGCCATTCCAATTTGTTAACTTCAAACTTATATTGTCTTCGTCATCAATTGAGATGGTTTAGAACGGTCAATatggctttttttttttgataggaAACTAATTATATTAGAATATTCAGTAATATGGCTATTTTATCCCAACAGTCCCTTGAAACTGGAAATATGTTGTGCATTCACCTATCACTTCTTTCCTTTTAAGGGTTTATCACTGTTAGAATTTCTTATGCCGCTGAAAACCATGTTACGTTTCTGATTTTCCGCTTTGAACTTTAATATGAATGTAATTccctttatttttaatttgcaaGATACTTTGAAGAGAGATCTATTTAGACTGGAGTCAATGCAGATGATGACCAAGTTGAGGCCATTTGTACACTCCTTCCTTAAAAGTGCTAGCAATATGTTTGAGATGTACATATACACTATGGGCGAACGTCCCTATGCCTTGGAAATGGCAAAGTTGCTTGACCCTGGGGATGTTTACTTCAATTCTCGAATAATTGCTCAAGGGGATTGCACACAAAGGCATCAAAAGGGTTTAGATATTGTTTTGGGGCAAGAAAGTGCTGTCCTCATTCTTGATGACACTCAAGCGGTAATTGAGCGACTTATATTCTGAAATTGGTGGGAAGTGATTCTTTTATACCTTCTTTTTACTGTGTTTTCATGTTGCTATCTTATGACTTATGTTCATTTGGGCAAAATAACCATGCCTTAAAGAAAATCACTCTGAAACATTCTGCTCTAAGAAAATCACTGGCTCGATAACAGTTTAATCCACCAAAACCAAATGGGATCGTCTTGTTACACAATAAGGGGCTAAAATTGAGTACCTTCTAGTCCAGTCAAGGCGCACGGCCAAGCTA encodes:
- the LOC142546912 gene encoding RNA polymerase II C-terminal domain phosphatase-like 4 isoform X2 → MSVAADSPVHSSSSDDFASILDAELDTISDASADIQEVAEEEENNDDVEEGDYDLKFDRAKRRKVESYENVADLPSSSSQGEPLQISGGLSPEKNKCLHPGVYAGMCMKCGIKMDDESGVAFGYIHKNLRLANDEISRLREKDLKKLLHHKKLYLVLDLDHTLLNSTRLMDVTVEEGYLINQRDALPDTLKRDLFRLESMQMMTKLRPFVHSFLKSASNMFEMYIYTMGERPYALEMAKLLDPGDVYFNSRIIAQGDCTQRHQKGLDIVLGQESAVLILDDTQAVWKKHKENLILMERYHFFSSSSKHFGFNSKSLSELRSDESESDGVLATVLRVLLRIHSLFFDPGRDDKLMDRDVRQVHINGMAEIYILSVLNCHGF
- the LOC142546912 gene encoding RNA polymerase II C-terminal domain phosphatase-like 4 isoform X1; protein product: MSVAADSPVHSSSSDDFASILDAELDTISDASADIQEVAEEEENNDDVEEGDYDLKFDRAKRRKVESYENVADLPSSSSQGEPLQISGGLSPEKNKCLHPGVYAGMCMKCGIKMDDESGVAFGYIHKNLRLANDEISRLREKDLKKLLHHKKLYLVLDLDHTLLNSTRLMDVTVEEGYLINQRDALPDTLKRDLFRLESMQMMTKLRPFVHSFLKSASNMFEMYIYTMGERPYALEMAKLLDPGDVYFNSRIIAQGDCTQRHQKGLDIVLGQESAVLILDDTQAVWKKHKENLILMERYHFFSSSSKHFGFNSKSLSELRSDESESDGVLATVLRVLLRIHSLFFDPGRDDKLMDRDVRQVLKRVREEVLMGCKVVFSRVFPTNFQAEQHHLWKMAMQLGATCSMELDSSVTHVVSLDAGTDKSRWAVHENKFLVHPRWIEASNYLWKKQPEENFPVS